A window of the Desulfobacula toluolica Tol2 genome harbors these coding sequences:
- the typA gene encoding translational GTPase TypA, which translates to MKKNIQHNDKLRNIAIIAHVDHGKTTLVDAMFRQSGLFREGQQVDDRLMDSMDLERERGITISAKNCSVNWKGVKINIIDTPGHADFGGEVERALSMADSAILLVDASEGPLPQTRFVLKKTFEANLPVMVIINKIDRKDARPDEVLDMVYDLFIDLDATEKQLDFHYLYAIGRDGIVKKQLDEDVDNLTVLFDLILEEMPAPSYDPQAPFQMLVSDLGYSDYLGRLAIGKIFNGSAKSNENLVCINEDNKLLPLKVSKIQSYDGMALLPVEQAQVGDIIVLSGIEDVKIGDTICTKLEPVPLKRITVDEPTVSMQFSICTSPFAGREGKYVQSRKIRERLLKETLMNVAIEVEESKTDESFTVKGRGELQLAILIETMRREGFELCVGRPKVIYKYKDKKILEPIEHLFVDCGEDFLGVVTEKLSIRKGKMLNLVNNGKGRVRIEFSIPSRSLIGYRDEFMTDTRGTGIMNSYLSGYEEHRGEFPVRYTGSIVSDRQGKAVPYALFNLEPRGQLLIEPGTPVYEGMIVGEHNRHQDIDVNACKEKKLTNMRASGKDESVICSPIKAMTLEKALHFIRDDEMVEVTPISIRLRKSVLNASQRQVLKAKQKKMEQE; encoded by the coding sequence ATGAAAAAGAATATACAACATAACGATAAGTTAAGAAATATTGCCATTATTGCCCATGTTGATCATGGCAAAACAACCCTTGTTGATGCAATGTTCAGACAGAGCGGACTTTTCAGGGAAGGCCAGCAGGTGGATGACCGCCTCATGGACAGTATGGACCTTGAAAGGGAACGCGGCATCACCATTTCAGCTAAAAATTGCTCTGTGAACTGGAAGGGGGTTAAAATTAATATTATTGATACCCCAGGCCATGCCGATTTCGGTGGTGAAGTGGAAAGAGCGCTTTCCATGGCAGACAGCGCAATACTCCTTGTGGATGCATCGGAAGGCCCTTTGCCACAGACCCGGTTTGTTCTTAAAAAGACCTTTGAAGCCAATCTTCCCGTTATGGTCATTATCAATAAAATTGACCGTAAAGATGCCAGGCCGGATGAAGTTCTGGATATGGTGTATGATCTTTTCATTGATCTTGATGCCACGGAAAAACAGCTTGATTTTCACTATTTATATGCCATTGGCCGTGACGGGATTGTTAAAAAACAATTGGATGAAGACGTTGATAATCTAACGGTTTTATTCGATCTTATCCTGGAAGAGATGCCGGCACCTTCCTATGACCCTCAAGCCCCTTTTCAGATGCTGGTTTCTGATCTGGGATATTCCGATTATCTGGGTAGGCTTGCCATTGGAAAAATTTTTAACGGCAGTGCCAAGTCCAATGAGAATCTTGTGTGTATCAACGAAGACAATAAATTGTTACCCTTAAAGGTCTCTAAAATTCAATCTTATGACGGGATGGCACTCTTGCCTGTGGAACAGGCCCAGGTAGGGGATATTATCGTTTTATCCGGTATTGAAGATGTTAAAATCGGGGACACCATATGTACGAAACTTGAACCTGTGCCTTTAAAAAGAATCACAGTGGATGAACCCACCGTGTCCATGCAGTTTTCCATTTGCACATCTCCTTTTGCAGGCCGTGAAGGAAAATATGTTCAGTCCAGAAAAATCAGGGAAAGACTATTAAAAGAAACCCTCATGAATGTCGCCATTGAAGTGGAAGAAAGTAAAACTGATGAAAGTTTCACTGTCAAGGGCAGAGGTGAACTTCAGCTTGCCATCCTGATCGAAACCATGCGAAGGGAAGGATTTGAACTTTGTGTCGGGCGGCCAAAGGTTATTTATAAATATAAGGATAAAAAAATCCTGGAACCCATTGAACACTTGTTTGTGGATTGCGGTGAAGATTTTCTGGGTGTTGTAACGGAAAAGCTGTCCATTCGAAAAGGCAAAATGCTCAACCTTGTGAATAACGGCAAAGGCAGAGTGAGAATTGAATTTTCAATTCCCTCAAGATCGTTGATAGGATACAGGGATGAATTTATGACAGATACCCGTGGCACGGGAATTATGAATTCATATCTTTCCGGATACGAAGAACACAGGGGAGAGTTTCCAGTCCGGTATACCGGGTCCATTGTGTCGGATCGACAAGGCAAAGCCGTTCCATATGCATTGTTTAACCTTGAACCAAGAGGACAATTGCTGATTGAACCCGGCACCCCGGTGTATGAGGGGATGATTGTCGGAGAGCATAACCGGCATCAGGATATTGATGTGAATGCCTGCAAGGAGAAAAAACTGACCAATATGCGGGCATCCGGGAAAGACGAAAGCGTTATCTGTTCACCGATCAAGGCCATGACCCTTGAAAAGGCCCTCCATTTTATCCGGGATGATGAGATGGTTGAAGTCACGCCTATTTCCATACGTCTTAGAAAAAGTGTGCTGAACGCTTCTCAGCGTCAGGTTCTGAAAGCCAAGCAAAAGAAGATGGAACAAGAATAA
- a CDS encoding proline dehydrogenase family protein, which produces MIRLNRLIAQLLFLVPKSLVEIFAKQYIAGETLSQALEKTRELNDLKIDVTLDFLGEDPQKKRDCRAAVDVYKKAIKEIHNRNLKSGISLKPSQMGLKINKQFCFDNLHDLIDHARKHMVFVRIDMEDTSLKEDTIDLYLKLKKEFENVGIVMQAYLRSAIADINGMIQAHANIRLCKGAYYWEDRKVAYKDMNIINSSYAYLMEKLLSNNCFTGIATHDEKLLFEAMKLIDKLGVSKEKYEFQMLYGVQEDLRKIIHDHGHSIRVYVPFGKDWFAYSVRRLKENPKMVSYIFTNGIKNIFSH; this is translated from the coding sequence ATGATCCGGTTAAATAGGCTAATTGCACAACTGCTTTTCCTGGTTCCCAAATCCCTGGTTGAAATTTTTGCAAAACAGTATATCGCCGGTGAAACCCTTTCGCAAGCTCTTGAAAAAACCAGGGAACTCAATGATCTGAAGATTGATGTCACCCTGGATTTTTTAGGGGAAGATCCCCAAAAAAAAAGAGATTGCCGGGCAGCAGTTGATGTCTATAAAAAAGCCATCAAAGAAATCCATAACAGAAATCTGAAAAGTGGCATATCCTTAAAACCGTCCCAAATGGGGCTTAAAATCAATAAGCAGTTCTGTTTTGATAACCTTCATGACCTGATCGACCATGCCCGGAAACATATGGTATTTGTCAGAATTGACATGGAAGATACAAGCTTGAAAGAGGATACCATTGATCTTTATTTAAAGCTTAAAAAAGAGTTTGAGAATGTGGGTATTGTGATGCAGGCATATCTGAGAAGTGCTATTGCAGATATTAACGGCATGATCCAAGCCCATGCCAATATCAGGCTTTGCAAAGGTGCTTATTATTGGGAAGATCGAAAAGTAGCATACAAAGATATGAATATCATCAATTCAAGTTATGCTTATCTGATGGAAAAACTGCTGTCAAATAATTGTTTTACAGGCATTGCCACCCATGATGAAAAGCTTTTGTTTGAGGCCATGAAGCTTATTGACAAACTGGGAGTTTCAAAAGAAAAATATGAATTTCAAATGCTATACGGAGTACAAGAAGATCTGCGAAAAATTATTCACGATCACGGGCACTCCATTCGGGTTTATGTACCATTTGGAAAAGACTGGTTTGCATACTCTGTCCGGCGATTAAAAGAAAATCCCAAAATGGTCAGCTATATTTTCACCAATGGAATTAAAAATATTTTCAGCCATTAG
- a CDS encoding GAF domain-containing protein: protein MNGKPSNRFTLKKFQTIARAISAYTQLDLLVVHLVEDICREFDMRACSILLFDDRENQLFRMGSFGLSDDYLTKGPVFVDDKCNSFVKGEPVLIFDLQTDTRVQYPDAAKKENLVSMLAIPVKYRKYTIGEMRIYNNQLIEFNEDDIELFLILGQFLGLAIDNQGLRNFIASVRSSMQDLPLRILNEP, encoded by the coding sequence ATGAATGGTAAACCATCAAACCGATTCACCCTGAAAAAATTTCAAACCATTGCAAGAGCAATATCTGCTTATACCCAACTGGACCTTCTGGTGGTTCATCTGGTTGAAGATATCTGCCGGGAATTTGATATGAGGGCCTGCTCAATACTCCTGTTTGATGACAGGGAAAACCAGCTTTTCAGGATGGGCAGCTTTGGATTAAGTGACGATTATTTGACCAAGGGCCCGGTGTTTGTAGATGACAAATGCAATTCTTTTGTCAAAGGAGAGCCGGTATTGATTTTTGATCTGCAAACAGATACCCGGGTACAATATCCTGATGCCGCAAAAAAGGAAAATCTGGTTTCCATGCTGGCTATTCCGGTCAAATACAGAAAATACACCATTGGAGAGATGCGCATCTACAACAATCAATTGATTGAATTCAATGAAGATGACATTGAGTTGTTTCTCATCCTGGGTCAATTTCTGGGTCTGGCAATCGATAATCAGGGGCTTAGAAATTTTATCGCCTCTGTCAGGTCATCCATGCAGGACCTGCCCCTTAGAATTTTAAATGAGCCTTGA
- a CDS encoding BUD32 family EKC/KEOPS complex subunit: MAKKIVTDTSDFYSIDSGDEIHVDQKRFKVIGHAREMRFGIEDPKFWVKRAIDLDTDEIKYIKLSFFETFKITLGGINIQCFRNPEKEGEILDLIKGHPYFMQGMVYRDNQHNNVRVLDAVRGKNFLNYIGTFEMPYDMYFKTHLPGILKELVRLFEAVRILHENGYTHGDIRNDHVIREACSNNLVWIDFDYDYKTDENPFSLDLFGLGNILCYAIGKGFHVYYNIKNRSGDYKDLVDRISPDDFSLLDNRRLFNLRKLYPQIPQTLNNILRHFSHGAQIMYETIDEIIEDLNRCLQAFS, from the coding sequence ATGGCAAAAAAAATTGTCACAGACACATCGGATTTTTACTCCATTGATTCCGGGGATGAAATTCATGTTGATCAAAAAAGATTCAAGGTCATCGGCCATGCACGGGAGATGCGATTTGGCATCGAAGATCCCAAATTCTGGGTAAAACGGGCCATTGACCTGGATACGGACGAAATCAAATACATCAAGCTGTCTTTTTTTGAAACATTTAAAATTACCCTGGGAGGTATTAATATCCAGTGCTTTCGAAATCCTGAAAAGGAAGGTGAAATCCTGGACCTGATCAAAGGCCATCCCTACTTCATGCAGGGCATGGTTTACAGGGACAATCAGCACAATAATGTTAGAGTCCTGGATGCAGTCCGAGGGAAAAATTTTTTAAATTATATCGGGACCTTTGAAATGCCTTATGATATGTATTTTAAAACACACCTTCCAGGAATTTTAAAAGAACTGGTCCGGTTGTTTGAAGCTGTCCGGATTCTTCATGAAAACGGGTATACACATGGCGATATCAGAAACGACCATGTTATCCGGGAGGCCTGCTCCAACAATCTTGTGTGGATCGACTTTGACTATGATTACAAAACCGATGAAAATCCGTTCAGTCTGGACCTGTTCGGACTTGGGAACATATTGTGCTATGCCATTGGCAAGGGGTTCCATGTGTATTACAATATAAAGAATCGTTCCGGCGACTATAAGGATCTGGTGGACAGAATCAGCCCTGACGATTTTTCATTGCTGGATAACAGACGGCTGTTTAATTTACGAAAACTATATCCTCAGATTCCTCAGACGCTTAACAATATTCTCAGGCATTTTTCCCATGGGGCCCAAATCATGTACGAAACCATAGACGAAATCATTGAGGATTTAAACAGATGTTTACAGGCTTTTTCTTGA
- a CDS encoding adenine nucleotide alpha hydrolase family protein, whose translation MKTNVLIGVSDSVIFREVLNRFIILPFDKAKLTITLVHVFRKATNSEQLLGNNYIFRQIERFANLLDLTKNILIQNGYQEEQVAVKLIETPYPTVSEGLIDQFKKGDYHMAVLGRKRMSKAEEFVLGDPCTKLIRYLENTCVLIIKGK comes from the coding sequence TTGAAAACAAATGTTTTGATAGGAGTGAGTGATTCCGTTATTTTCAGGGAGGTCTTGAACCGGTTTATTATTCTGCCCTTTGACAAGGCAAAATTGACTATTACTCTGGTGCATGTCTTTAGAAAGGCCACGAACAGCGAACAATTATTGGGAAACAACTATATTTTCCGGCAGATTGAAAGGTTTGCAAATCTTTTGGATCTGACAAAGAATATTCTGATCCAAAATGGTTATCAAGAGGAACAGGTAGCAGTCAAGCTAATTGAGACCCCATATCCAACCGTTTCAGAAGGATTGATCGACCAGTTTAAAAAAGGAGATTATCACATGGCAGTGCTGGGAAGAAAAAGGATGTCCAAGGCTGAAGAATTTGTTTTAGGGGACCCTTGCACCAAGCTGATCAGGTATCTTGAAAATACCTGTGTTTTGATCATCAAGGGGAAATAA